From the genome of Nicotiana tabacum cultivar K326 chromosome 2, ASM71507v2, whole genome shotgun sequence:
ACTTATTACTATTAGCATATGGATAATGgactaaatataaagtataaattttttgatttttcgatATCCAAAAATCCGAAGTACCAAGTTCAatatccaatccgaaatccaaaaaaaTTAATAACTAAATCCAAAATCTAATCCGTAAtccgaaaatccaaaaaatttaGATTTCGGTTTGGATTTCGGATTTGCCCAAACTATGCCTACCCCTAAATTCTATCATATTTTTATTTGTTAGTTGGAATGTagactatttattttatttatttttatgctcTATATTTATATAGTATGGATCACTTAATCTCCAATATGTCAAGATAACAATTTTTTCCCAACTAGTTTAAGTGAAAATactaacttttttctttttctttttaagaacGAATAACTAAAGCTTTGCAAAGAAAGTATATAAAGCTAAAGAATGTGGAGAGTATTTTTGTgaacaaaataatttttaataaatattatgcaatgcatattatttttaatacatcaaaccaaatagccaataaaaaataatttcagtaTAATCAATCATAGCATTAATTATTTCAACATTACTAATACATTCTATTTAGTTCTATTCTTATACATTCTACCAAACGACTTCCAATGGACAAATACAGGGGCAGCATGTAACATGCCATGTCAAAGCCAAATTTTAATTGGGAGCAATTGATTTTAAACAAACAAATAATTTCATAAGTTAAGCTCCAATACTAATGAATAATCCAGGGGCAACATGCAACATGCCATTTCAAAGCCTTTATTCGGGAGCAAATGATTTTAAACAAACAAATACTTTTATAAGAATAAATCAAGTGGAAAATACAAAAGTAACATGCAACATGCCATTTCAAAGTTgagaataattttataaaattctttTATAGCAATGAAAGTTTGGAAAACTTAGAGCAGAATCGGAAAGAGCAAATGGCAACAGTTTCATCCTCCGGCGCTTCTCTTTCTAAGCCCTTAAACCCATCTATCTCTTCCCCTAAAACACCTAACATCTTCAATCTATGGAATCCTCAGCTCAAAAGAGTAAAATACCCACAAACCCTATCTCTCAAATCTCCTTCAATTTCTCATCTCTTTATCAAGCCTCTAAAAGCTCAACAATCTCGTATTTCTTCTACCCCAATCACCTCCCTTTTTACCGGCATAGTTGAAGAAGTCGGGAAAATCAAACAACTGGGTTACGATAATCCCGATAGTTTCACTATGAAAATCAAAGCTAACCTCATTCTTGAAGACATCAACCTTGGCGACAGTATTTCCGTCAATGGTACTTGTCTAACCGTCGCTGATTTCGACAAACAGTTGTGTGAATTTAGTGTTGGATTGGCTCCAGAAACGCTGAGGAAGACTTCTCTGATCGAATTAGAACAAGGGTCTATAGTGAATTTGGAAAGGGCTTTGAGGCCTACTACTAGAATGGGAGGTCACTTTGTGCAAGGCCATGTTGATGGGACTGGtcagattgttgagctcaaaccTGAAGGGGATTCTCTGTGGGTAAAGGTTAAGACTTCGAAAGAAATTTTGAGGTACATTGTGCCTAAAGGATTTATTGCTGTGGATGGGACTAGTTTGACTGTAGTAGATGTGTTTGAAGAAGAAGACTGTTTTAACTTCATGTTGGTGGCTTACACTCAGCAAAATGTGGTGATTCCGATGAAGAAAGTGGGGCAGAAGGTTAATCTTGAGGTGGATATATTGGGGAAGTATGTGGAGAGGCTTCTTAGTAGTGGCTTTGTCAATGCCATCAAATCTTCATGAAAAAAAGGTTGTATCTTTGTACTTCATTTTGTCTTTGTAACTTTCTGCCTTTGGCATAATTTGTATCTTGAATTTCAGAGATTTTTCTATCCAGATTCTCTCAAGGTGTATTGTGGAATAGTGTTTCagtgaaataaaaataaacaatatCACCTGGCTCGGACTTTGGTCAGGGAAAATGTATCTGAACTTTTATACCTGAATTTAGTAATGTTAGACTACTAGTTGCAGATAATCAATTTTGCAAAAACTCAAGCAGCAAGTAGGAAGACATTATTTTGGCTGATTGTACTGATGTATTAATCTGCTGAGGTTTATATAGTGTAAGCGCCAATGAAAAGAGTGCCGCTTTTTAGTTGCATGCTAAGGTTGTACAAGTCTTTATAGTACTAAAGAGTTATGAAACTTGTTCAGATTGAGATTGATCATgctgattttgttttttttgtaatGTGAAGGGTTATTGATCACAGTGCTAGCGGGTTAAACTACTAATTGATAATTGCAGTTGAACGGGATTGTAATTGCATTGATAGCAGGTTTCAATCATCGTTTGTCTCAATTAAGTTGCTTCAGTCTAGTTACTTTCTCTTAAAAGCAGTTCCACTTAATAGCAAACATGTCGAAGCATGAACTCTGACATGTTGAGTTGTGTCCCCAGTTACTCGGAACATTTTAGAAATTTGGTGAAGAAAGTGCACACGCTGTGTGATTTCTTGGTGCCAAACATGTCCGATACAATATTTTGAccctgtatatatatatgtgtatgtatgtatatatatagtataagttTTATTAGTAAGTACCAAAAAGGTACTGTAATGGTACAAGAGAAAGGATCATCTCCTTCTACAGATTGAAGGAGTACACAAGTTCAAATaaagattcaaaatcagtaaCAATACTTTCTTTACAGTTTACACCAATAGAAAAGACTATTAAGACATTTGGACTTCACAGAAGATATATGCTCTTTCCTACTAGAGAAGCATCTGTTATTTCTCTCTAGCCAAATGCACCAAAAATGCCTATAAGAAATGCATTCCATAGCCTCTGCTGCCATTTGAGATGATCTGCCCTCTCAACTGCTCAAGGTTTGCTGAATGCTTCCAGGAATAACCCATTGAACTTCAAAAGTACTCAGAAAAATAGACCACGTTTTTTTTTCTGATTATTTTTTAAGGGGACCACCTGAAGTTCTTATTTGACCGATCACACAGGAGGTAGTTTGTAGATGTACCTTGAGGCCTACGTTAGCAAGGAAACTAGAGTAACTTAATTTCTATCCTTAGTCTAGTTCTGGCAAGAAAATGTAGATGAGTAGGCAGATGAGTCTTGAGATTGGGGTCTTGTCCAATCTCTGTTTCAAATTTTGATCTTGTACATATTTGCTCATTGGTAAATAATATACTTTACTTACCCCAAAAAAAAAGACCGATGGCTGCTAACTGTACTTACAATGTAATAAAAGATGATAAACAGATTCTAATGCTTCTTTACACATATAACATCTGTTGTAAATATTAAAGCCCCTCTTCTGTAGGTTATCCTGAGTGATGCATTGTGCGCTGCAATCCATGTGAAACATGCTGCCCTGGGTAATGCATTAgtcttccaaataatttttcctgGCCAGCATTCAATATATCTTCCCATATCTTTCAGATAGTTTTGTAACAAGCCTTCACAGTGAATCTGCCACCTTTTCCACCTTTCCAAACCAAGAAATCACCTACATTTTCTTCATGGTTAACATGTATCAGCATCACAAGTAACTCATTGATGGAGTCGAGTTCCCAGTAGTTAAGGTTTCTTCTTAAGTGCAGGTTCCAGCCACTAGTGGAAATTCCTTATAGCTGGCAACTTGATAATATCTGGAAAAATCTCCTCCAGTGGTAATTGTCCAACCACGATCACTCTACTTTTTTATTTTACAACCATTACTTTTAGGCTATTTCTGCAGCATGTAGCTATGTGAATATAGAGTTGGTTACATTGTAGCATGAGAGCTTTTCTGTAGTTTTAGCATATTTGAAGCTTCGTTTCTCTTCTTTTCCCTGAGATtggcattttttttttcttttttctgtagAAGAATTTGGTCTAATAGGGGAAGACTATTGTCTTGAATGCTAGTTATGATTCAATAGGCAACCAGAAAATGTGTTGCTAATATTCAGAATTAGATTTTTGATATCTGTGATATTTCCATGTTTCCTGACTTTTTGTCTTCCATTATCTTGGGATGTTTGTAAATATCGAATTTTACCAACATAAATAGTGAACTGATACTTTGCATAGTCAAAATTTGTGCTGCTTATTTCTTCTGTCTTGGAAAGATATTTCAACATGGCCTTCTGCTAAGAGTTTTGCAGATTCCCTTTCTTAGTTTAATTCCTGTTTAACCAAGTCCTCCTCTAAACCTATCCCTGCCTAATGGATGAAAGATTGCAACTATAAATTAAAGGCTGTATTCGAGCAAGCTCTTAGCTCTCATCATGAGTGAGAGGTATTGATGCAAGAAAATGCCTGTTAGTCTTTACTTACACAGAAAAATAAGATGGATAAAGGACTTGTACTGTTCACATTTAATCTTTTGTCTCATTTCTTCGCTGTTACTTATAGGTTCGACATTCATTTAGCTGGCTAGAATTGAGGAGTTATTTTGTTCTTGTGCTCGACAAGAATAAAACCATCATGctggtttttctttttgcttcGGGGATTATTGTCTGCGAGAATTCAGGGGCAAAATAATCAGCCAAGAGGAGCAATAAATGTCACATGCACCCAGTAGGTGTTTCATGCACAAGATAAAGTATGCCAACTACCAATATTGAGGTAAAAACTTGCTGCATCATTTGTGGCTGTGCTTCAAAGGACTTATTTGTAATCAGTATTTCTGTTCCTCGCTCAGTTGATCCTGTTATATTGGGTTTGTGTGTTAGTTGTCACAGTAGACGATGATTTTGTGGTTCAAGTGaagaggagaaaagaaagaaaaggaaaagtttagCATATTCCTTTACCTCTTTTCGCATTTGTTTAGTGCTGGTAATAAA
Proteins encoded in this window:
- the LOC107796682 gene encoding riboflavin synthase codes for the protein MATVSSSGASLSKPLNPSISSPKTPNIFNLWNPQLKRVKYPQTLSLKSPSISHLFIKPLKAQQSRISSTPITSLFTGIVEEVGKIKQLGYDNPDSFTMKIKANLILEDINLGDSISVNGTCLTVADFDKQLCEFSVGLAPETLRKTSLIELEQGSIVNLERALRPTTRMGGHFVQGHVDGTGQIVELKPEGDSLWVKVKTSKEILRYIVPKGFIAVDGTSLTVVDVFEEEDCFNFMLVAYTQQNVVIPMKKVGQKVNLEVDILGKYVERLLSSGFVNAIKSS